One stretch of Rhipicephalus sanguineus isolate Rsan-2018 chromosome 10, BIME_Rsan_1.4, whole genome shotgun sequence DNA includes these proteins:
- the LOC119407318 gene encoding dual specificity tyrosine-phosphorylation-regulated kinase 2 translates to MSSRECTAMPLSRTRSLIANMNGSAPSSEAGYIEKNAANNNNNSSALSGNGGGNGSTLLLPPIKSQTIAGFKFQSSVHKLFDVDQNGDSPDNKAGVVVGSGGGAGKTLVATPEQVMKMYMHKLSPYEHHEIFNYPQIYFIGANAKKRQGAPGTPNNCGYDDDQGSYLHVPHDHIAYRFEMLKVIGKGSFGQVVKAYDHKQHQHVALKMVRNEKRFHRQAQEEIRILDFLRRQDRDNTFNLIHMLEHFTFRNHTCITFELLSINLYELIKKNKFQGFSLQLVRKFAHSLLQCLDALHRSHIIHCDLKPENVLLKQQGRSGIKVIDFGSSCFEHQRVYTYIQSRFYRAPEVILGAKYGMPIDMWSLGCILAELLTGYPLLPGEDEADQLACIMELLGPPPQKLLDQAKRAKNFISSKGYPRYCTVTTLPDGAVVLGAGRSRRGKLRGPPGSKDWSSALKGCDDPLFVDFLKRCLEWDPATRMTPAAALRHAWLRRRLPRTPQTTASDSTTVTQRSSVSSSRSVIASKATRLGDELASTLKLPQIGNPVS, encoded by the coding sequence ATGAGTTCCCGTGAGTGCACCGCGATGCCCCTGTCGCGGACGCGGTCCCTGATCGCCAACATGAACGGCTCGGCGCCTTCGTCGGAAGCCGGCTACATCGAGAAGAATgccgccaacaacaacaacaactcgtCGGCGCTCAGTGGAAACGGCGGCGGCAACGGGTCCACCCTGCTGCTGCcgcccatcaagagccagaccaTCGCGGGCTTCAAGTTCCAGTCGAGCGTGCACAAGCTGTTCGACGTGGACCAGAACGGCGACTCGCCCGACAACAAAGCGGGCGTCGTTGTcggaagcggcggcggcgcgggCAAAACCTTGGTGGCCACGCCGGAGCAGGTGATGAAGATGTACATGCACAAGCTCAGTCCGTACGAGCACCACGAGATCTTCAACTACCCGCAGATCTACTTCATCGGTGCGAACGCCAAGAAGCGCCAGGGAGCGCCGGGGACTCCCAACAATTGCGGCTACGACGACGACCAGGGTTCGTACCTCCACGTTCCGCACGACCACATAGCGTACCGCTTCGAGATGCTCAAGGTGATCGGCAAGGGTTCCTTCGGCCAGGTCGTCAAGGCGTACGACCACAAGCAGCACCAGCACGTGGCGCTCAAGATGGTGCGCAACGAGAAGCGATTCCACCGGCAGGCGCAGGAGGAGATCCGCATCTTGGACTTCCTGCGTCGCCAGGACCGCGACAACACCTTCAACTTGATCCACATGCTGGAGCACTTCACCTTTCGCAACCACACGTGCATCACCTTCGAGCTGCTGTCCATCAACTTGTACGAGCTCATCAAGAAGAACAAGTTCCAGGGGTTCTCCCTACAGCTGGTTCGCAAGTTCGCCCACTCGCTCCTGCAGTGCCTGGACGCCTTGCACCGCAGCCACATCATCCACTGTGACCTAAAGCCCGAGAACGTGCTGCTCAAACAGCAGGGCCGATCGGGCATCAAGGTTATAGACTTCGGATCCTCGTGCTTCGAACACCAGCGCGTCTACACCTACATCCAGTCGCGCTTCTACCGAGCGCCGGAGGTGATCCTGGGCGCCAAGTACGGTATGCCGATCGACATGTGGAGTCTAGGCTGCATCCTTGCGGAGCTGCTCACTGGATACCCGCTCCTGCCAGGCGAGGACGAAGCGGATCAGCTGGCCTGCATCATGGAGTTGCTGGGCCCGCCGCCTCAGAAGTTACTAGACCAGGCCAAGCGGGCCAAGAACTTCATCAGCTCCAAGGGCTACCCGCGATACTGCACCGTCACTACTCTACCTGACGGCGCCGTAGTCCTAGGCGCGGGCCGTTCGCGACGCGGGAAGCTGCGAGGTCCTCCGGGCTCCAAGGACTGGTCGAGCGCCCTCAAAGGTTGCGACGACCCCCTGTTCGTGGACTTCCTCAAGCGGTGCTTGGAGTGGGACCCCGCGACGCGCATGACTCCGGCGGCGGCGCTGCGCCACGCCTGGCTCCGACGTCGGCTACCGCGTACGCCCCAGACCACGGCGTCGGACTCGACCACGGTGACCCAGAGGTCCTCCGTCTCATCGTCGAGGTCTGTGATCGCGTCCAAGGCGACGCGACTTGGGGACGAGCTCGCGAGTACGCTCAAACTGCCGCAAATTGGCAATCCCGTGTCGTGA